In Struthio camelus isolate bStrCam1 chromosome 4, bStrCam1.hap1, whole genome shotgun sequence, a genomic segment contains:
- the KRCC1 gene encoding lysine-rich coiled-coil protein 1 isoform X2: MRGEKEEKQEHGKQERVDCINFQVDGSGVVDKNKYCNLCNMIFTSPVVALSHYLGKIHAKKLKQLSGDQVHMSTQRMQSISAGLSTSTSLALQKPSAEKPLLTSKAEESSSSSNTSLELNDPDKYCKLCCAPFNNPLMAHQHYVGKKHRRNEARKKMMEELGDKAVLAESNTNAFGVGHYICPICNITLTSIEMYQSHMQGNKHQTRETMVVSLMKNSKKTYDSFQDELADYIKVQKARVPESKTLFRKTEEEVFQDKDVEGRSDAGEVLPSNVMGEQAQPSSLCSEPHSPTNTGEKSSAYGNTLEKTPDCHFNVGYCMEKQGSEVATIRDKGFGLSVAKSIDCHELVSVETAISSYRKEEKLLGKHAEEEKYINEELKFEKKGTKQKRKENGEDEDSGKESEKQKRMKMDIDLINEKKSKSYKDKRLKENPAEKESKKHKKNKKKPQPDGKTEEELLWDESILGY, translated from the exons ATGCGTggtgagaaagaagagaagcaggagcaTGGAAAACAGGAGAGAGTGGATTGTATCAATTTTCAG GTGGATGGGAGTGGAGTAGTGGACAAAAACAAATACTGCAATCTCTGCAACATGATTTTTACTTCCCCAGTTGTTGCTTTGTCTCATTACTTGGGAAAAATCCATGCTAAAAAGCTGAAGCAATTATCAGGAGACCAAGTCCATATGTCAACCCAGCGCATGCAGTCCATCTCCG CGGGTTTATCTACTTCCACGTCTCTAGCTTTACAGAAGCCCTCAGCTGAGAAGCCCTTGCTGACTTCAAAAGCTGAAGAGTCTTCGTCATCCTCCAACACAAGTTTAGAGTTAAATGATCCAGACAAATACTGcaagctctgctgtgctcccttcAATAATCCACTGATGGCCCATCAGCACTATGTTGGTAAGAAACACAGAAGAAACGAAGCACGTAAAAAGATGATGGAGGAGCTGGGAGACAAAGCTGTCCTTGCAGAATCCAACACAAATG CATTTGGGGTTGGTCATTACATATGTCCTATATGTAACATCACACTTACATCTATAGAAATGTACCAGTCCCACATGCAAGGAAATAAGCACCAGACGAG AGAAACAATGGTTGTCAGTCTCATGAAGAATTCAAAGAAAACTTATGACTCCTTTCAAGATGAACTAGCAGATTACATTAAAGTACAGAAAGCTAGAGTTCCGGAGTCAAAAACCCTTTTtagaaagacagaagaggaagtaTTTCAAGATAAAGATGTTGAAGGAAGAAGTGATGCTGGTGAGGTTTTACCCTCAAACGTTATGGGCGAACAAGCCCAGCCTTCTAGCCTCTGCTCAGAACCACACTCACCTACAAATACTGGGGAAAAGTCATCAGCTTATGGGAATACACTAGAGAAGACGCCCGATTGTCACTTTAACGTGGGGTATTGTATGGAAAAGCAAGGATCTGAGGTGGCCACCATCAGAGATAAGGGCTTTGGACTATCAGTTGCCAAATCTATTGACTGCCATGAACTTGTGTCTGTTGAAACTGCTATCAGCTCctacagaaaagaagagaaacttcTGGGAAAACATGCTGAGGAGGAGAAATATATCAATGAAGAGCTGAAGTTTGAGAAAAAAggcacaaagcagaaaagaaaggaaaacggTGAAGATGAAGATTCTGGAAAGGAAAGTGAGAAGCAAAAGCGAATGAAAATGGACATAGACTTGATAAATGAGAAGAAATCAAAATCTTACAAAGACAAAAGGCTTAAAGAAAACCCTGctgagaaagagagcaaaaagcacaaaaaaaataaaaagaagccacAGCCAGATGGCAAAACAGAAGAGGAGCTGCTTTGGGATGAATCTATCCTGGGATACTGA
- the KRCC1 gene encoding lysine-rich coiled-coil protein 1 isoform X3, producing MRGEKEEKQEHGKQERVDCINFQVDGSGVVDKNKYCNLCNMIFTSPVVALSHYLGKIHAKKLKQLSGDQVHMSTQRMQSISALQKPSAEKPLLTSKAEESSSSSNTSLELNDPDKYCKLCCAPFNNPLMAHQHYVGKKHRRNEARKKMMEELGDKAVLAESNTNAFGVGHYICPICNITLTSIEMYQSHMQGNKHQTRETMVVSLMKNSKKTYDSFQDELADYIKVQKARVPESKTLFRKTEEEVFQDKDVEGRSDAGEVLPSNVMGEQAQPSSLCSEPHSPTNTGEKSSAYGNTLEKTPDCHFNVGYCMEKQGSEVATIRDKGFGLSVAKSIDCHELVSVETAISSYRKEEKLLGKHAEEEKYINEELKFEKKGTKQKRKENGEDEDSGKESEKQKRMKMDIDLINEKKSKSYKDKRLKENPAEKESKKHKKNKKKPQPDGKTEEELLWDESILGY from the exons ATGCGTggtgagaaagaagagaagcaggagcaTGGAAAACAGGAGAGAGTGGATTGTATCAATTTTCAG GTGGATGGGAGTGGAGTAGTGGACAAAAACAAATACTGCAATCTCTGCAACATGATTTTTACTTCCCCAGTTGTTGCTTTGTCTCATTACTTGGGAAAAATCCATGCTAAAAAGCTGAAGCAATTATCAGGAGACCAAGTCCATATGTCAACCCAGCGCATGCAGTCCATCTCCG CTTTACAGAAGCCCTCAGCTGAGAAGCCCTTGCTGACTTCAAAAGCTGAAGAGTCTTCGTCATCCTCCAACACAAGTTTAGAGTTAAATGATCCAGACAAATACTGcaagctctgctgtgctcccttcAATAATCCACTGATGGCCCATCAGCACTATGTTGGTAAGAAACACAGAAGAAACGAAGCACGTAAAAAGATGATGGAGGAGCTGGGAGACAAAGCTGTCCTTGCAGAATCCAACACAAATG CATTTGGGGTTGGTCATTACATATGTCCTATATGTAACATCACACTTACATCTATAGAAATGTACCAGTCCCACATGCAAGGAAATAAGCACCAGACGAG AGAAACAATGGTTGTCAGTCTCATGAAGAATTCAAAGAAAACTTATGACTCCTTTCAAGATGAACTAGCAGATTACATTAAAGTACAGAAAGCTAGAGTTCCGGAGTCAAAAACCCTTTTtagaaagacagaagaggaagtaTTTCAAGATAAAGATGTTGAAGGAAGAAGTGATGCTGGTGAGGTTTTACCCTCAAACGTTATGGGCGAACAAGCCCAGCCTTCTAGCCTCTGCTCAGAACCACACTCACCTACAAATACTGGGGAAAAGTCATCAGCTTATGGGAATACACTAGAGAAGACGCCCGATTGTCACTTTAACGTGGGGTATTGTATGGAAAAGCAAGGATCTGAGGTGGCCACCATCAGAGATAAGGGCTTTGGACTATCAGTTGCCAAATCTATTGACTGCCATGAACTTGTGTCTGTTGAAACTGCTATCAGCTCctacagaaaagaagagaaacttcTGGGAAAACATGCTGAGGAGGAGAAATATATCAATGAAGAGCTGAAGTTTGAGAAAAAAggcacaaagcagaaaagaaaggaaaacggTGAAGATGAAGATTCTGGAAAGGAAAGTGAGAAGCAAAAGCGAATGAAAATGGACATAGACTTGATAAATGAGAAGAAATCAAAATCTTACAAAGACAAAAGGCTTAAAGAAAACCCTGctgagaaagagagcaaaaagcacaaaaaaaataaaaagaagccacAGCCAGATGGCAAAACAGAAGAGGAGCTGCTTTGGGATGAATCTATCCTGGGATACTGA
- the KRCC1 gene encoding lysine-rich coiled-coil protein 1 isoform X1, which translates to MAAAAGGEAAAAALAAPRPLPAGCPHDGILDEATRKDLFTDTFCKVCGAVLQFESQRMSHYEGKKHAQKVRLYIQMRGEKEEKQEHGKQERVDCINFQVDGSGVVDKNKYCNLCNMIFTSPVVALSHYLGKIHAKKLKQLSGDQVHMSTQRMQSISALQKPSAEKPLLTSKAEESSSSSNTSLELNDPDKYCKLCCAPFNNPLMAHQHYVGKKHRRNEARKKMMEELGDKAVLAESNTNAFGVGHYICPICNITLTSIEMYQSHMQGNKHQTRETMVVSLMKNSKKTYDSFQDELADYIKVQKARVPESKTLFRKTEEEVFQDKDVEGRSDAGEVLPSNVMGEQAQPSSLCSEPHSPTNTGEKSSAYGNTLEKTPDCHFNVGYCMEKQGSEVATIRDKGFGLSVAKSIDCHELVSVETAISSYRKEEKLLGKHAEEEKYINEELKFEKKGTKQKRKENGEDEDSGKESEKQKRMKMDIDLINEKKSKSYKDKRLKENPAEKESKKHKKNKKKPQPDGKTEEELLWDESILGY; encoded by the exons ATGGCATTTTAGATGAGGCAACAAGGAAAGACCTTTTTACCGACACTTTCTGTAAAGTTTGCGGGGCAGTGCTGCAGTTTGAGTCCCAAAGGATGTCACATTATGAG GGCAAAAAACATGCTCAGAAAGTTCGGCTTTACATCCAAATGCGTggtgagaaagaagagaagcaggagcaTGGAAAACAGGAGAGAGTGGATTGTATCAATTTTCAG GTGGATGGGAGTGGAGTAGTGGACAAAAACAAATACTGCAATCTCTGCAACATGATTTTTACTTCCCCAGTTGTTGCTTTGTCTCATTACTTGGGAAAAATCCATGCTAAAAAGCTGAAGCAATTATCAGGAGACCAAGTCCATATGTCAACCCAGCGCATGCAGTCCATCTCCG CTTTACAGAAGCCCTCAGCTGAGAAGCCCTTGCTGACTTCAAAAGCTGAAGAGTCTTCGTCATCCTCCAACACAAGTTTAGAGTTAAATGATCCAGACAAATACTGcaagctctgctgtgctcccttcAATAATCCACTGATGGCCCATCAGCACTATGTTGGTAAGAAACACAGAAGAAACGAAGCACGTAAAAAGATGATGGAGGAGCTGGGAGACAAAGCTGTCCTTGCAGAATCCAACACAAATG CATTTGGGGTTGGTCATTACATATGTCCTATATGTAACATCACACTTACATCTATAGAAATGTACCAGTCCCACATGCAAGGAAATAAGCACCAGACGAG AGAAACAATGGTTGTCAGTCTCATGAAGAATTCAAAGAAAACTTATGACTCCTTTCAAGATGAACTAGCAGATTACATTAAAGTACAGAAAGCTAGAGTTCCGGAGTCAAAAACCCTTTTtagaaagacagaagaggaagtaTTTCAAGATAAAGATGTTGAAGGAAGAAGTGATGCTGGTGAGGTTTTACCCTCAAACGTTATGGGCGAACAAGCCCAGCCTTCTAGCCTCTGCTCAGAACCACACTCACCTACAAATACTGGGGAAAAGTCATCAGCTTATGGGAATACACTAGAGAAGACGCCCGATTGTCACTTTAACGTGGGGTATTGTATGGAAAAGCAAGGATCTGAGGTGGCCACCATCAGAGATAAGGGCTTTGGACTATCAGTTGCCAAATCTATTGACTGCCATGAACTTGTGTCTGTTGAAACTGCTATCAGCTCctacagaaaagaagagaaacttcTGGGAAAACATGCTGAGGAGGAGAAATATATCAATGAAGAGCTGAAGTTTGAGAAAAAAggcacaaagcagaaaagaaaggaaaacggTGAAGATGAAGATTCTGGAAAGGAAAGTGAGAAGCAAAAGCGAATGAAAATGGACATAGACTTGATAAATGAGAAGAAATCAAAATCTTACAAAGACAAAAGGCTTAAAGAAAACCCTGctgagaaagagagcaaaaagcacaaaaaaaataaaaagaagccacAGCCAGATGGCAAAACAGAAGAGGAGCTGCTTTGGGATGAATCTATCCTGGGATACTGA